Proteins from a single region of Pseudomonas sp. 10S4:
- a CDS encoding DMT family transporter: protein MSPVDIVRLLSLAAIWGASFLFMRIIAPVIGTIPTAFFRVSIAAAGLLVILGLMRISWDFKGKLKTVMLLGVINSGIPATLYSVAAQVLPAGYSAIFNATTPLMGVLIGGLFFHEKLTAAKLGGVFLGLFGVGVLTRAGPVAFDMQLLMGALACLLATTCYGFAGFLARRWLDQAGGLDSRLSALGSMLGATLFLLPLFGYSVISNPPASWGGWNVWLSLLGLGLVCTAFAYIVYFRLLSSIGPVKSMTVTFMIPPFGVLWGALLLDEPLSMAHIYGGVLIAAALWLVLKPAVVKVVELAER, encoded by the coding sequence GTGAGCCCTGTCGATATTGTTCGTTTACTGTCGCTGGCGGCAATCTGGGGCGCGAGCTTCCTGTTCATGCGCATCATCGCCCCGGTGATTGGCACTATTCCCACGGCGTTTTTCCGGGTGTCGATTGCAGCGGCCGGTTTGCTGGTGATCCTCGGGCTGATGCGCATCAGCTGGGATTTCAAAGGCAAACTCAAGACGGTGATGCTGCTCGGGGTGATCAACTCCGGGATTCCGGCGACCCTGTATTCCGTGGCCGCGCAAGTGCTGCCGGCCGGCTACTCGGCAATCTTCAACGCCACTACGCCGTTGATGGGCGTGCTGATCGGCGGGTTGTTCTTCCATGAAAAACTGACTGCGGCCAAGCTTGGCGGAGTGTTCCTCGGGCTGTTTGGTGTTGGCGTCCTGACCCGTGCCGGCCCGGTGGCGTTCGATATGCAACTGCTGATGGGCGCCCTCGCCTGCTTGCTGGCGACGACCTGCTACGGCTTCGCCGGGTTCCTCGCCCGCCGCTGGCTCGATCAGGCCGGCGGTCTCGACAGTCGTTTGTCCGCGCTGGGCAGCATGCTGGGTGCCACGTTGTTCCTGTTGCCGTTGTTCGGCTACAGCGTGATCAGCAATCCACCGGCGAGCTGGGGCGGCTGGAATGTCTGGCTGTCGCTGCTGGGGTTGGGGCTGGTGTGTACCGCGTTTGCGTACATCGTGTACTTCCGGTTGCTGAGTTCGATCGGGCCGGTGAAGTCGATGACAGTAACCTTCATGATCCCGCCGTTCGGCGTGCTGTGGGGCGCGCTGTTGCTGGATGAGCCGTTGTCGATGGCGCACATCTATGGCGGGGTGTTGATTGCCGCGGCGTTGTGGCTGGTGTTGAAACCGGCGGTGGTGAAGGTTGTGGAATTGGCGGAGCGGTAA